A region of Haladaptatus caseinilyticus DNA encodes the following proteins:
- a CDS encoding HpcH/HpaI aldolase family protein: MENVLKNAQSSDEPIIGSWLAIGHPEVAEMMALLDYEFIVIDREHTPISLETLENVLRAVENTTSSTESLVRVPSSDPTDLKRTLDLGPAGIMVPMVETASEAESIVEATRFPPNGRRGIGIHRAANYSLELDAYVETAGEEVTRYVQIETERGLRNVDAIAAVDGIDGLFIGPADLSASLGAFGTVNDSTFTDAVDRIVQSARNADISVGTLAISESDRETRLNWDIDFLVAGVDSVHLLNGSKDALRQCRSVSKSEK, from the coding sequence ATGGAGAACGTATTAAAAAACGCACAGAGCAGTGACGAACCGATTATCGGGAGTTGGTTGGCGATCGGCCATCCCGAAGTCGCCGAAATGATGGCACTACTCGACTACGAATTCATCGTCATCGACCGCGAGCATACCCCGATTTCGCTCGAAACGCTCGAAAACGTTCTGCGTGCGGTGGAGAACACCACATCGTCGACCGAATCGTTGGTTCGGGTACCGAGCAGCGATCCCACTGACCTGAAACGAACTCTCGATCTCGGTCCGGCAGGAATCATGGTTCCGATGGTCGAAACCGCTTCGGAAGCTGAGTCGATCGTGGAGGCGACCCGCTTCCCACCGAACGGTCGGCGAGGGATCGGAATCCATCGAGCAGCGAACTACAGCTTAGAACTCGATGCGTACGTCGAAACGGCCGGAGAGGAGGTTACCCGATACGTTCAGATCGAAACGGAGCGCGGTCTTCGAAATGTCGATGCTATCGCCGCGGTCGATGGGATCGACGGCCTGTTCATCGGTCCTGCGGATCTGTCGGCCTCGCTCGGTGCGTTCGGGACCGTGAACGATTCGACGTTTACGGATGCGGTCGATCGAATCGTTCAGTCAGCGAGAAACGCCGACATCTCCGTCGGAACGCTCGCAATCAGCGAATCGGACCGGGAAACCAGACTAAATTGGGATATCGACTTCTTGGTTGCGGGGGTCGATTCGGTTCACCTATTGAACGGTTCGAAGGATGCGTTACGACAGTGTCGTTCAGTATCGAAGTCCGAGAAGTGA